A window from Culex pipiens pallens isolate TS chromosome 3, TS_CPP_V2, whole genome shotgun sequence encodes these proteins:
- the LOC120419223 gene encoding eukaryotic translation initiation factor 1A, X-chromosomal, giving the protein MPKNKGKGGKNRRRGKNENESEKRELIFKEDEQEYAQVTKMLGNGRLEAMCFDGVKRLCHIRGKLRKKVWINQGDIILIGLRDYQDSKADVILKYTPDEARNLKTYGEFPESVRINDTVTFVDNDLDDDIEFGDDYDSSEDEVDAVDDI; this is encoded by the exons ATGCCGAAGAACAAGGGAAAGGGAGGCAAGAACCGTCGCCGCGGTAAGAACGAGAACGAGTCGGAGAAGCGCGAGCTGATCTTCAAGGAGGACGAGCAGGAGTACGCTCAGGTCACAAAAATGCTCGGAAACGGCAGGCTGGAGGCGATGTGCTTCGACGGCGTCAAGCGGCTGTGTCACATCCGAGGCAAGCTGCGGAAAAAG GTGTGGATCAACCAGGGCGACATCATACTGATCGGCCTGCGCGACTACCAGGACTCGAAGGCGGACGTCATCCTAAAGTACACGCCCGACGAGGCGCGAAATCTCAAGACGTACGGCGAGTTCCCCGAGTCGGTGCGCATCAACGACACGGTCACCTTCGTCGACAACGACCTGGACGACGACATCGAGTTCGGCGACGATTACGACAGTTCCGAGGACGAGGTGGACGCCGTGGACGACATATGA
- the LOC120419222 gene encoding uncharacterized protein LOC120419222, with translation MGSMSNGTDPDGSGGGSAGGGGGGGGATGDGDGQAAAASGRFQPDSLRDILDTAIQSEFEPVEVPDLDLEPPLFASGSSSSHDLLPQLFVPRMHRTTSSLYDSIPYYPPTVAALMEPVAARTNFGLFGPTPFGYFPPHHHHHHHHHHQGAGASSSAAGPPASLLTTTSSSSRYSPTAPMYLPSARLPQQQYRVPPMVNIESDGTNSAIRSRSFSRRPPQDDEWNGSYSPHYSSGRSSGYNRKRHHNCEVANRPKKPAHVSGPSPPAPDHSSGRVIKREPTTRPPRQQPIKTEPVEQQSSTPRAVIKKEEGNATVKIEGGPPCSCEVCFPSLGEDRKPSKSCCSRCLNKPPVVKSEPKKEPAEEQVGAVKQEVISVKQEAEVKQEPAAVADVVTAPSEEPMPGPSGLNRRNATDLFAPEPSRPRRYYNSDDSSDDEDDDDDDDDTDGEGNLSGLTNVEVDAVNTTEIIQEAEEGGQSGVLVINSSTSSVEEDEKPRASDVLSAPDLQLDWVTDTSSISDESDVVLIDHQADDEEREPIDLTNSDDERELGGRRDRDRDRSGDPGYNGGTLFGRRRPLYATGMMLPSRPTLYLPCGSPVARSSSMFQGSSMPHTHHPPTSHTHHVPSVPPRHHHQQHSPNFSQRSSFRQNFQRSFNSPEGSSNNGSFNGFVVRRGAAGSSRPVRQDPTQMRPSQVLSTTYPVMCQIPPSEAPPVEVDENRDAGAVIDNTSSGSFSRANVWTPPGGGRFSSGFHHGSSGAANESDPISHAPIDYSNRLGQTGGVDTPPSASSNGRGMRFNDDNNNQSSSAGYESGRQAPAPAGSNEHQRSYRSYGHSNRNRYIHSGGVRPPYAVHENLWHRQHNIQEVHRRTMMWGAGGGADVLNDYNERMSPHHGALRSRNNLINSSYNSGAGSSPVHSGGPGQAGSAAARNELFDDGGPYWSTDRSFNQHASAGHSYQQDLRVFNHRPRRVSYHTTVYPPMRRNDHQHVHHIHHFQPQSMLNSAAVHFSIGLRPSLLSSLNRFVRVIEENCTNRGATQEMIEHNTFPHKYKRLRRASETDEDSEKCTICLSQFIPQEDVRRLPCMHLFHKDCVDQWLVTNKHCPICRVDIEVQKNISDI, from the exons ATGGGCAGCATGAGTAACGGAACGGATCCCGACGGAAGTGGGGGTGGAagtgctggtggtggtggcggcggcggcggagcCACCGGCGATGGCGATGGCCAAGCTGCTGCGGCGTCCGGTCGCTTTCAGCCCGATAGTTTGCGGGACATTCTAGACACGGCGATACAATCCGAGTTTGAACCGGTTGAGGTGCCAG ATCTGGACCTGGAGCCGCCCCTCTTCGCGAGCGGATCTTCCTCCTCGCACGATCTGCTGCCGCAGCTGTTCGTGCCGCGAATGCACCGCACAACCAGTAGTCTGTACGACTCGATTCCGTACTACCCGCCGACGGTGGCCGCCCTCATGGAACCCGTTGCGGCCCGCACCAACTTTGGCCTGTTTGGTCCGACTCCGTTCGGGTACTTTCCACCgcatcatcaccaccaccaccaccatcatcacCAGGGGGCGGGGGCGTCGTCATCGGCTGCGGGTCCTCCGGCATCGCTGCTGACGACCACTTCGTCCTCGAGTCGCTACTCCCCAACGGCGCCGATGTATCTTCCTTCGGCGAGGTTGCCGCAGCAGCAGTACCGGGTGCCCCCGATGGTCAACATCGAGAGCGACGGGACCAACTCGGCCATTCGGTCACGTTCCTTCTCGCGGCGTCCTCCCCAGGACGACGAGTGGAACGGCAGCTATTCGCCGCACTATTCGTCCGGACGGTCGTCCGGGTACAACCGCAAGCGTCACCACAACTGCGAGGTGGCCAATCGACCAAAGAAGCCGGCGCACGTGAGCGGTCCGTCGCCACCGGCGCCCGATCACAGCAGCGGCAGGGTCATCAAGCGGGAACCAACAACGCGACCGCCGCGGCAGCAGCCAATCAAAACGGAACCGGTCGAGCAGCAGTCGTCGACGCCAAGAGCTGTGATCAAGAAGGAGGAAGGGAATGCAACGGTTAAGATTGAAGGCGGTCCGCCATGCTCGTGCGAGGTTTGCTTTCCCAGCTTGGGCGAGGACCGGAAGCCGTCGAAAAGTTGCTGCTCCAGGTGTTTGAACAAGCCGCCAGTGGTGAAATCCGAGCCAAAGAAAGAACCTGCTGAGGAGCAAGTCGGCGCCGTTAAGCAGGAAGTGATATCGGTCAAACAGGAAGCGGAGGTGAAGCAGGAACCGGCTGCGGTGGCGGACGTGGTGACGGCTCCTTCGGAGGAACCGATGCCCGGTCCGAGTGGGTTGAATCGGCGCAACGCAACGGATTTGTTCGCGCCGGAGCCGTCCCGTCCTCGGCGGTATTACAACAGTGATGATTCGAGCGACGATgaagacgatgacgacgacgatgatgacacGGATGGCGAGGGGAATCTGAGCGGTCTCACCAACGTGGAGGTGGACGCGGTCAACACGACTGAAATAATACAGGAAGCGGAAGAGGGCGGCCAAAGTGGCGTGCTGGTGATAAATTCTAGTACAAGCAGTGTGGAAGAAGACGAGAAACCACGAGCGAGCGACGTACTCTCGGCACCGGATTTGCAGCTGGACTGGGTTACGGACACGAGCAGCATCAGCGACGAAAGTGACGTCGTGTTAATCGATCATCAGGCGGACGACGAAGAGCGCGAACCGATCGATCTGACCAACTCGGATGACGAGCGGGAGTTGGGGGGACGGCGCGATCGGGATCGTGACCGAAGTGGTGACCCCGGGTACAATGGTGGAACGCTGTTTGGAAGACGAAGACCGCTGTACGCGACCGGAATGATGCTACCCAGCCGACCAACGCTCTACCTTCCGTGCGGAAGTCCCGTGGCCAGAAGTTCAAGCATGTTTCAAGGTTCATCGATGCCCCACACTCACCATCCGCCGACCTCGCACACGCACCACGTTCCGTCGGTGCCCCCACGCCACCATCACCAGCAACACTCCCCCAATTTCTCCCAGCGATCCTCGTTCCGGCAGAACTTTCAACGTTCCTTTAACTCACCGGAAGGCAGCAGCAACAACGGATCGTTCAACGGGTTCGTTGTCCGTCGTGGCGCGGCAGGAAGCAGTCGTCCGGTGCGGCAAGATCCCACCCAGATGCGACCTTCCCAGGTGTTGTCCACGACGTACCCGGTCATGTGCCAAATACCCCCCTCAGAAGCTCCCCCCGTCGAAGTCGACGAGAACCGGGATGCCGGTGCGGTCATCGACAACACCAGCAGCGGCAGCTTCAGCCGGGCCAACGTGTGGACGCCACCCGGCGGGGGAAGGTTCTCGTCCGGGTTTCATCACGGCAGTAGTGGCGCTGCCAACGAATCCGACCCAATCTCTCACGCCCCCATCGATTACTCCAACCGACTGGGTCAAACTGGCGGCGTAGACACTCCTCCATCAGCATCCAGCAACGGCCGTGGAATGCGCTTCAACGATGACAACAACAACCAGTCGTCCTCCGCCGGATACGAGTCCGGTCGGCAAGCACCGGCACCCGCCGGAAGTAACGAACATCAGCGCAGCTATCGAAGTTACGGCCACTCGAACCGTAACCGGTACATCCATTCCGGCGGTGTCCGTCCCCCGTACGCGGTCCACGAGAACCTGTGGCACCGGCAGCACAACATCCAGGAGGTCCACCGGCGCACAATGATGTGGGGAGCCGGCGGAGGCGCCGACGTGCTCAACGACTACAACGAACGCATGTCGCCGCACCACGGAGCGCTCCGCTCGCGCAACAATCTCATCAACTCGTCCTACAACAGCGGGGCCGGCTCCAGTCCTGTGCACTCCGGCGGGCCCGGACAGGCTGGATCGGCGGCGGCGCGCAACGAGCTGTTCGATGACGGAGGGCCGTACTGGTCGACGGATCGTAGCTTCAACCAGCACGCGTCGGCCGGCCACAGCTACCAGCAGGATCTGCGCGTGTTCAACCACCGACCGCGGCGGGTTTCGTACCACACGACCGTGTACCCGCCGATGAGGCGCAACGACCATCAGCACGTGCACCACATTCACCACTTCCAGCCGCAGTCGATGCTGAATAGCGCGGCGGTGCACTTTAGCATCGGG CTCCGTCCGAGTCTGCTGTCCAGCTTGAACCGGTTCGTCCGGGTCATCGAGGAGAACTGCACAAACCGAGGTGCCACGCAG GAAATGATCGAGCACAACACCTTTCCCCACAAGTACAAGCGACTGCGCCGGGCCAGCGAAACCGACGAGGACAGCGAAAAGTGCACCATCTGCCTGTCGCAGTTTATTCCCCAGGAGGATGTCAG GCGCCTTCCGTGCATGCATTTATTCCACAAGGATTGCGTGGACCAGTGGCTGGTCACGAACAAGCACTGCCCGATCTGCCGCGTCGACATCGAGGTGCAGAAGAACATCAGCGATATTTGA